The Pseudomonas alkylphenolica genomic sequence CTGAAATCCGCGACTTCCGTCCACCAGAGCCGTACAAAGGCAAGGGTGTGCGTTACGCGGACGAAGTCGTCCGTCGTAAAGAAGCCAAGAAGAAGTAGGGCCTAGCAAATGACCGACAAAAAAGTTACTCGACTGCGTCGCGCTCGCAAAGCACGCCTGAAAATGCACGAACTCGAAGTCGTGCGTCTCTGCGTGTTCCGCTCCTCGCAGCACATCTATGCCCAGGTCCTTTCGGCCGACGGCAGCAAAGTCCTGGCCAGCGCCTCGACTTTGGACAAAGAACTGCGTGATGGCGCCACCGGCAACATCGACGCGGCCACTAAGGTTGGCAAGCTGGTAGCTGAGCGCGCGAAAGCCGCCGGTGTATCTCAAGTTGCCTTTGACCGTTCCGGCTTCAAGTACCACGGCCGCGTCAAGGCGCTGGCTGATGCTGCTCGTGAAGGCGGGCTGGAGTTCTAAGTTATGGCAAATAACGATCAAAAGCGCGACGAAGGCTACATCGAGAAGCTGGTTCAAGTTAACCGCGTTGCCAAAACCGTAAAAGGCGGCCGTATCTTCACTTTCACCGCGTTGACCGTGGTTGGTGATGGTAAAGGTCGTGTTGGTTTCGGCCGTGGCAAATCGCGCGAAGTACCTGCTGCGATCCAGAAAGCTATGGAAGCTGCTCGTCGCAACATGATTCAGGTTGACCTGAACGGCACCACTCTGCAGTACGCCACCAAGTCCGCCCATGGCGCGTCGAAGGTGTACATGCAGCCTGCCTCCGAAGGTACCGGTATCATCGCCGGTGGCGCAATGCGTGCCGTCCTGGAAGTTGCTGGCGTTCAGAACGTCCTGGCCAAGTGCTATGGCTCGACCAACCCTGTAAACGTGGTTCACGCCACTTTCAAGGGTCTGAAGGCTATGCAATCTCCTGAATCCATTGCTGCCAAGCGCGGCAAGAGCGTTGAGGAGATCCGTTGATCATGGCTACCGTTAAAGTAACGCTGATCAAAAGCACCGCCGGCCGTATCCCTAACCACAAACTGTGCGTTAAGGGTCTGGGTCTGCGCCGCATCGGTCACACTGT encodes the following:
- the rplR gene encoding 50S ribosomal protein L18; the encoded protein is MTDKKVTRLRRARKARLKMHELEVVRLCVFRSSQHIYAQVLSADGSKVLASASTLDKELRDGATGNIDAATKVGKLVAERAKAAGVSQVAFDRSGFKYHGRVKALADAAREGGLEF
- the rpsE gene encoding 30S ribosomal protein S5, yielding MANNDQKRDEGYIEKLVQVNRVAKTVKGGRIFTFTALTVVGDGKGRVGFGRGKSREVPAAIQKAMEAARRNMIQVDLNGTTLQYATKSAHGASKVYMQPASEGTGIIAGGAMRAVLEVAGVQNVLAKCYGSTNPVNVVHATFKGLKAMQSPESIAAKRGKSVEEIR
- the rpmD gene encoding 50S ribosomal protein L30 yields the protein MATVKVTLIKSTAGRIPNHKLCVKGLGLRRIGHTVEVLDTPENRGMINKAYYMLRVEG